The genomic DNA TGGTGATCGTGACACTGTTTGTAGCCGAATGCTGTGAACTCTGGTCGGCTGAAGCCCTGCACAATGCAACGAAGCTGTGCATGAGATGAAAGTGCCTCTAATAACAAAAACTGTAACACACTTATCCCATTGGTGCTGACAACTGCAGCTAAAATATAATTTCAATAAAAAAGGAAGTGAAAAATTTCATCACTGCAGTAGCTCCAGTGATGTCACTGCTAACCAGCATAAATGAAACCGGACATACAGCAAGTTGATATGCACTCCGACCTCATTATAAAACAAAGTTACgccttacacaaaaataagtttgtcatattcgaaaattcgttataaaggtttatttttaacactaatatctattgcaagactttTTCATTTCCTTCCTCGGATCGACATTTTGTTATATATGGGTTCCTTAGATCGAGTTTTGAGTGTATTACATTCAAACATACATTATAATGAAGTCTTCAATAACATGCTAATACTTTCATTACATATAACATGACGAGCAAGCATTAATTACATGCCAATACCTACACAATGAGGTTTATTATTGATTACACACTTGTATATATTGAACGAGGATATGACAAATCGTAGATTGTAATCGAACAGAATGTAATGAACTTGAAGGGGACACTAAACCCCAAAATGATGGTTTGTGCGCTTAATGGCAGTGGCAATGGCggctctttcattctgatccactGAGTGGTTGACATGAGAACCAATAAACTTGCACCACTGACGAGTCTCTAGGTCTAGAAAGAACCTCCCAgcaattttttttgaaaaaaaaaaaaaatctccaatGATATTCTAACAAGCAGTGGAAGTGTACACTACAGTAAACTTTTTTTCAACTAAGCACAGTAGgcaaaaaactgcaaaaaaacattatttttattGAGATATGAATGCAGACAAAGCAGCAGTCCATCTTTTCTTTGTGTTATCCCCAACTAGAACTGAAGCACAGGGCAGTGTGGGAAAGTTTTGCAGGGAAAAACAATAGAAATTAAGTCTATGCTAACCAAACTGTAATGATGTAGAACAAAAAGGAAGAATATCAAGATTTATTTGCCATATTCTGAGACTTTGCAATCAAATTtacgattgattgataagtggggtttaatgtcccaaaaccaccatatgattatgagaggcgccatagtggagggctctggaaatttcgaccacctgttgttcttagtgcacccaaagctgagcgcatgggcctacaacatttccgcctccatcggaaatgcagccgccgcagccgggattcgatcccgcaacctgccggtcagcagccgagtaccttagccactagacaaacCGCGGCGGGGTTCGCAACCAAATTCCTTTGCGAGAGCTCACTCTTGGGACAGTTGCACCTTTCAGGCTGCCTTCCTGTCCCACAGGAATGTGCGTCACTTATCTTACGCGCCTTTTCCTGTTTATCACCACGTGCCTGGCACTTCCAGGTCACGCACTCCACATGCCCTATCAGCAGGCCACAGCGCTATTGACAGAAAACCGTACGGTGCAAAGTTTCACTGGTGAGCGATGACGAGCAAGCCAGATGACAAGTGTCGCACGGCTTCAGAACACCCAGAGAAGTGCGGCTGTTTATATGGCATGCCGCAAGATGTGCCTGCTCGGCTTTCTGAAGCATGAAAATCATAGGCATAGCAAGATTCTAGAGCCTCAAACAGTCACTGAAGACAGAGAGTGCCACAGCAGCGGCTCAGCAACCGTAATGAATGGGTGACAGCTATCTAATCCGATAACTCTCGAGAGCACGCTCGATGGGCTTTATCGAAGTGTGTCAGCAATTGCAGCTATATCGCAAGAGGTCTCACGATAAGAAGCAACAGCAGACACAATGTCTACGAACTTGATTGCCAAATTTCCACCATTCGTTGCATGACCCAACGAACATGCTCGGCACACAAGTTGATATGATTTGCGATCGATAACTCCACACTTCATCTTGTGCCCGAGTCATCCAGTCTGATTTCAAAGCACAATGCcttctttttttagaaaacagATCCAATTTTCACTGCTCTCAATCACTGACCAGGAACCTATTCCAGCAACGCGTTGTCGAGTTATTGGAGCCACTGTGGAATGTGCCAAACCACTCTTGCTTTGTGGGGAGGGAGATGGCACATTCGCACATGCGGCCACGATGACCAGTACGGCGGCACTCAAAGTGCACCGGCACAGCTTACGCATTTAcgagcgctcgctctcgcccCACAGTACTGCTGTACTTCAAGCGTGTCGTGCACGGTGCTGCTGTTTTGTTGTCAGCAGGGCAACTGCAGAAGATGTACGGTCGAGCCAAAATGACTGATTTCGGGGCAAAATTCTTAAGTTGTCAGCGTCAAAAACTCATATCAAGGGTGTCTGCCACAGCCACTTCGTTACGTATAGGTTGAAAATAGACGTGCTGCTAATGCGATGAATAGTGAAGTAATGGTGAGGAATAGAAAAACATCACAATATTTAGAAATTCATTCTATAGAGGTTCTCACAGACAGGTTTAACTGTAGTGGGACTCAACTGTGCATAATTTATTGTCCCAAACGAAGAAGGTAATTAATAACTAAAGTGTTAGTGTTTATAATAAGGATGTTTTAGTTCATCATTAGGTATCAACCTGACCTATATGGTAATCTGTCCTACAGCCTTTTCGATAGCATTCCTCCACGCTTAACTGGGCCTAATGGTACCTTGGCAGGGTAAGAAGCTCGCCAAGAACCTGTAGAAGCTCATCCCGGCTCGCAAAGCCACGATTCTGGCTCCGCATGTGCTTCAGCAATGCAGCCCGCAGAGTCTGGGCAGGGACTCCCTGTGACAAGTAGAATTGCACGTCTTCGGATCGCATGAGCGCCGCCAGTTCAGTTGTCATTCCGTCTTCTGCACCTCCAGACTGTCCTTGGGAACTCGTTGATGCACTGGCTGCCACCTGTAttaagagaacaaaaaaaaaagaagaaaaaagacgattATGTAGCAGCTCCCAGTGGTAGGCCAACCTAAGACGGTGCACTAGACACAAGACACAAGCATTGCAACCGACCCCGCACACTGAGCAGGGCAGATGAATGGCAGCCCACTGAAGGACAGGACAAGTATGGCACTTGGAGACGCTACCCCAagatggggaaaaaaaaaaaataataaaaaaaaaaaacagacaacacAGCAGGCGGCCACGAAACAGGGATGACGCTGAAATGCCGAATTATCGTGCTGCTGAAAACCATTAGGCGAGAGAAGACAGAGATGATCCTTGAGAATTTGGTGCGCCGCCATGCCAAGATGAAGTTCGACATGAGGAAAGGACTGCGGACCAAGATCTAGCAACCAACACTACCTGTCTTCAGGACAGCTGACGTAATAGGAGATGTCACTGCCACCCCAAAGCCGCCGATGAGCTCTCACCCGACTGTCGCCTCCAGTTCTGCATCAATGCCATGTTACAATGTGCACTGTTTATCGTAGCTCTATCGCTTGCAGCCCTTGCACTAGATTATCAAAACGGTGTGTTTGAACTGACTTTTGCTGCAACAAAGCAGTTGCAAGCTTTGCGCATGCAACTGTTCCATTGGCCTGCTTATGCCTAGCTCTACAAGTCAGGTGCCAAGTTTTACATTGCCTGTTATAAGTCGACCCACTTTACTGCAACATGCACATCAAAAACTGGCATCACACATTTCATTTACAGTAAACATGGCAACTTGTACACTTATATCACATACACAACCATAGCTAAGTGTGAACTTTTGACACAGGCCTTACTTATAACTGAATTCCAAAGttgttacaacaacaacaacaacaaaaccgtGTTTACATTgcaacaacacaaaaaaaacattcaaCATGCACCACCTGAACTGTTACACATGCATGCTCATTACCACATGTCGTCCAAATATCGAGGGCAACAAATACCACAAAAATTTCAACGCTCCCATTGGCAGTTCTCACAGAAGTGCCTTTTCACCTGAAAAAAATCCTGCATTTCCATTGCTATGTGGGGCTTACACTTGGGTCCCTTAAACAACTGCTTTACAGGGAGAAGCAGAACAACTAAATCAAAGCTCGAGTCCAATGTGAATTGCTCAGAAAACTAAACATCTGCCGAAAGTAAGGCTGGGGCAAATGCAAAGATCTCGAGTCTCATCAGTTGTACTTTATCTGCATAGACTATCAGACCGGTTTGCGAACACAGATCTGCATAGGCTATCAGACCGGTTTGCGAACACAGAGTAATGGTAACGCATTCACGTGGCACAGGCCACACACAGGAATCGCAAAAAGGCAAACGCAGGAAGTGTAAGTACACAGGCTTTTCTAAACAACACACAGGAGGCTGGGTAAGACCATACAAAAAAGGCGTGCTAAACCAAAGCATTACACTGTCGGGTCCTCCTCGCCTGCTTCTCGTAGATATGAGCCTTAACTATCTTCAATGAGGCATTTTCTAGAAGTGAAAGAGTCATCTCACCGCACTGAGGTGCGACTGGTGTCGCTTGAGGCAGTCCTGCACGTACGACTCGCCCTTGGACAGCAGCACAAACTGGCAGCGAGGAAACCAACGGGCGTGTTCCTCCCAGGGGTCGTCATTTACGTCCCAGTTGCAGAGGCCGCCGTCGCAGTGGAAACACTTCGTATAGTCATTAACGCCTGTGGGCAAAGGCAAGGGGACAGGTCAGTCATTATTTCGGAGTCGGCCAAACCAAGCCAAGAAAGGTATCCCAGGGTGGCCAGTGAAGGCAAGGCAAGTTTATTACAATGGGATAGGTTCTCTAAGCAATCTGCAGGGGCTGCCTTCTCTGGATATGTTGATACTACCACAACGTCTCTGCAAATCGTCTCATACAAGTACTCTGTCTTCTATGTCTGTTTACTATAAATCGTGAAGGTCTTTACCACAGGTTTACAGCTGCCTACATTTCCATTTTCTCGGCCCCGACGACGCCTAGGTCTCGGTTCTTTAGCAGGCTGCATGGCTCGCAAAACTCTTCCTCCCTGGTATCTCATCTACACTGTCAGGTTAACAAAATTTCTCATACTGATTCCCACTAGACACTAAGGCAGGTATTACACGATGGGGCTTGTCGAGCTGCAGTTCACAAACCAACTGTAGTTCACATGAAAGTGGCCGCAAAAAGGAAGTACAGTGATCACTAAGAGAGGAGTTTGCACATGCAATTGTATTGCAAATAATATTGCCAATGCATTTTCTAGCACAAGTCTGAATTCAAGGCACCAAGTGGCCTAGGACAAAAACTGTTTGCACTTACCGATGTAAAAAAATCCCGCCACTACTAATTCCTGGGGCCGCTTGGGGCACGTTGTGGGCCACTTTTCGAAAGTCCGCAGCCGGGCGTCGGGCGATGCTTGCGAGGGATGCTTGGGGCCGACGTGCACAGACACGCCGAGGCCAGATAGCTCTGACGAAGGAGTGTTTCCTTTTAACTGTAGTCCTTGTCCTTGGGCGCTATAAAGAGAACCCAATTTGTCTGTGAGCGCACACCAACAATATACCCCAATACGTGTTTGCAGTGTTACTTTCCCATCACATAAGGTCAGACTTCCAACCAAATAACTAGCTTCGAAGCCACAATATCTTGCAGCGATTATGAAGGGATTTTCTATTCTTATTACACTTTGTCAATGGTTGACACGAAGTAAGGTCTTGGGGTATATAAGGTATTAGGGTATATAATATTGAAATAGGCACTTCTACTCAAATGAGGCATGGTCAGATGGCTGACGATACTGTTGATGGCAAACCAAACATCAAGGGAACCCTAAGTTAGCTTGCCATTCACTGCTCAAATCAAAGACTACACGCACATTAACCCAGCAGGTCCGCTAGCCTACTGATAGACAGCTTAAGGCAGAAGGAGTAGAGTCTCTGAACAGTCACCAAGGCAAGGTAGCAAGAGTTTGCCATTTTTCCATTTTACTTTTACACGGCAAAGTTGGCATACTATACGAGGTACGTTTTACGTGAGTGTTTTTGTCCTTGCACATTACTCAAATGCATTAACCACGATAGGGAATTGAATATGAGGAAACAGAGCTCAGCTTAGCAATGCAAACAAAAAGTCATAGCCACAACATCACTAGGTCAGGTGAAATCGCTACAGTATCTACTATTTACAGACCCCACATGCACTGTCAGAACAGCATGGCAATACAAGTAGCCCTGTGGATGTGCACTGCATGTTTGTACATATACTTACATATCACAATTACATAATACAGCGATTCTTgctcgtgcgaaaaaaaaaaaaaaaagtcggttgAGAGTCAGCACCATATCCTTCTTTGTGTTGCACTGTAAACCAAGTTCATtatgaatcccaaccaactggcccaacttgctgTCTTACTGCTTCCAATAATGCTTACGCATTAGAATTTGCCCTATGAGACTCTTGCTGTTTCATTTGCATGCACCTTTTGCTGACTAGCTGCGCAATCACATTTTACAATTACATGTTCACGCATTTCTCACTCATGATAAGGCTTTCCATTAATGCTTAGGCCTTAGCATTTGCCCCAAGAGACACTTGCCGCCTCACCCACACGCACCTCTCGGCAATGAACAGCTCCGCACACTCCGGCGCGGAGCGCGCCTGCTGCCACGACATGTGACCACACTCGTCATGGCCGGCCAGGTCAGGGTTCAGAAGATACCGGCAACACGGGTAGTGGTGGGCATGCTCCCGCAGGGGGTCGTCCCCGGGCTCCCAATTGTGCACTACGCCCTTGCAGAAGGCACACTTCACCTGCAACAAACAGAGGAAGCTGTGTCACCATGTGTTCAAGAAAAGAAGCAAAATTATAAGCCAGGTGTTCTGATGGGACGTGGCCCCCGACAGTGCACCGTCCTTATGCAAGTCTACGGAATTTCAGCTATCGCTGAACACGACAACCAGGGTGTCAAGGTGTTCAGAAGCTTTGCATGAACGAGGCAAAGCACTCTTGCGTAGCTCTTTTGAGAGCACTGCTCTGGCATATAATACGCGCTACATAACAAAACACCTGCACACAACATATATTACATCAACTGTGTTGTACCCTGTCGAGCACACTCAAATCGAACACTCCGAGGTCAGGGTGCAAGCCTTATTGCAAATAGTCGGCCCTTCCCGTAAAGGCCACATGAGAGGGTCACCACAGAGAAACAATGAATCAATATAGACTTGCAAATTGTTGCTCAAGAGATATCATTAAATTCACCACTATGGTTTCTTTATTACACAAAAGAAATGATATGTAAGTCTAGTTTTTTCACATTCACATGCAATCTTCATTACTTTTAGTCATTTTCCTATTTTAGCCATTATGGCTCAATGAAGTTTTCCAAAACTTGCTTTGTTAGGTCTCTCAAACCCTACTTGTGCTTCTTAAAAAAGAATAGTATGGGCACTACTAAACGCCGTAAAAATCTGCTACGCCCCAGCGACTTCATACAAAATCTCAAGACAGTGTAGTCGCCTGCATTTCCTTTTTGCATGCTTGACTGGTTATTGAGAGCCTTGCAGTGGCGACAATTGTGCTTATGGCATTGTCAAAAGGTAATTTGGCAGCAATGTGTAATTTAGAAAGTCACCAGatattgaaataaaaattttcagaTTTCTCAATTTTCCCCTTGCCCTTTAGCAAAATATGTAATGATAAGATTACAAGTCACATTGAATATATGATTGATACATTCCTGGCTATCTGGAAGATGCTTACTACCAAAATTTATCCCCAAAACACATGAAAATAAAGCACTTTGAAGAGAATCCCAGGAAAACCCTTTACAAGTGCCGCAAACAGTCAGCCATTAGGACATCTGTAATGGGGTGTTGCTTGAAAGAACTTTTTGCCACACACCTGACAACGATCTCTAACGAAAGTTTCCCCCCACTGTGTGTTCATGAAAAATGGCACCAAGTGCACGCCAATATCTCTCGAACAGAGGCAGCAAATTCATCAGGATTTCctgtagtgtttcaagtttgaAAGCTATACGAAAATACAGACAAAATTGTAACGATCTCAAAGCATGGAAATGTCATCAACAATGCCAACCGATTAACCGGTTTCAAACTTGTTTTTAGCATGTTTAAATAACTTTATGGCTATTGAATGAGCATAAAGTGTTCTGCTGATGCATGGGGGAAGATCTTTCTCCTTCGCCGGAGCAGATATAACAATAATCAGTTACACTGTTACAACTTTATGGGTTTGTCAATATTGCTGTAAGCTAATGGCACTGCATGAGCAAACTGTTTGGTTTAGTGCCCTTTCAGAAATGTATCACCTGCACCTTTAACACAGTGTCACTGCACATGCATATTTAAATGTGTAAGTGACACCTGCTTCATGCTAAACCAAATGCAGTCCGCATGTCTATATCCTTTAAGCTGAAACAATGtttcactcattatggacacaaaTGGTCTAACTGTTATAAGTGCCCCGTAGCTACGAACTGCTGTGCCTACCACCTCTGAGAGTTGAACTTGGGTTGCGTCATAAGAGGGGTACATCTCTGAGAGACTGATGTTGTAGAGAGAACACACTGTCATTGCTGCTTCAGTTTTTGAGACACAAGTTATACTTTCCTGACCTAGAATATAGGCTAGAGTTTTGACATGCACAACAGCGACATAGCGACCATCGACAGGCAtttgttaaaaaaataaaactgggCATGCGTGAATATTCCCGCATTTCGACATGAATTTTAATTGTTCTAATGGGCAAATAACATATATATCAAACTGCATGCAACCCCCTGTAAAGGTGGTGTCACGGCAGTGGAGAGGCACTATGCCGTAAATACTCCTATACACGAAAAATCTTCACTGCCGTGAAGCCTACTACAGACATACTAAACccacatcaatttttttttttattcaagtttAAAAACTTGTTATTATGTTCAGCATGCTTCATATAGCATAGTAACGTAACCTATTGTGCAGCTTATCGATTGCATTCCACCGAAACTCAAAGTCTGCTAACTTGCTTTTGAACCAAAACAGTGACATTTCCCTAGCCCTTTTTAATTGAAAAAATATTGTCTGCCCAGATTAGTTGTGTAGTAATAAATATGCAGATTTTTCCTTATTATATGCAATTTATCCTATTTGAATTCTATTTGACCtaatcactatttgcttcaaatttgcttcacacctaaaatttatcattcgcacaagcctagataAATTCGCACACGCCTAGATAAATCAAGCGGTATGAAATACCTACTAGTATTTCACAAGGTGAGATGCAAGTTCCATTAACAGTTGTCAATTGAAATTACTCACAGGAAATAGTATAAAGCTGTTACAGTGGAGCAATACAGTAGAAACACGCACCTTGTCTTGTTCATGAAGGTAGTAAAAGCCCGCCTGAGCGAGAGCCCGCGGCGTCGGAGAAGTCAGTGGCCAGTCGTAGAACGTGTTGAACCGCTCTTCCTCAGACGCCTGAAGCCGATGAAGGGGAGCGTCATTTCGTGCACCACCCTGTGGCACAGTCTCGAAAGTCCGACTTTGCACCGAAGGCACACTGCCAGTGCGCGGCAACGAAGGAGCCACACTGTCGACGTGCATCCTCTCTACATGCGTTGCACCACCGGATGAAGTGGCGGTTGTAGGCGACTGGGGGCTTGTCTCCGCCGAAACACGCGGACTTGGAAGAGAGCGCACAAACGCACAGCTTGGCCGCAGCCTGCGGTGCTTTTCCACAACAACGTCCGCAATACTCCAATCTGAAACCTCGAGCCCACAACTGTAACACCGCGTCAGAAATCTGAGTACATCACTGCACACAAAACCACCCTGCAAAGAGAGCAAGAAATGGCCGAATAAGTGAACAACTGTAACACCGCGTCAGAAATCTGAGTACATCACTGCACACAAAACCACCCTGCAAAGAGAGCAAGAAATGGCCGAATAAGTGAACAAACTAACACAAGAGGACAGTAAGGACACAATCCAACAATGCACACAATGGTTGGAGTTGATGTACTGACGATCACTCTTTGGTCACACAAAAAGCCAATAAAGAGCTTGTTGTTAAGAATGGCTGAATGTTTGGCATTTTGTTCATGAGCGCTCAATTCAGGTTTCACAATTACTTGCACCATCTGTGTAAGATACTCGTCAATTGATACTATATTATGTGCACAAACACTGTTATCCGATGAATTAAGCATAAAAGAACATGCTTTGTTCCAGGGGCTTAGAAGTTTTTGTCGGGGCTGGAAGGGAGGCGCACTCCTTGATCTGAAGTTTGTGCTGCTCAGGAAGATGTGATCAAAAGCCATTTTGCACGTTGTATGCTACAGCAGAAAAAAATTACGAGGCGGGGGGGGGTTAGGTGGCACGGGCCGGGTGTGTTACCCCAGCAACGCCACTGCCTTGCACACATGTTTAAAGTGAAAGCGACGTTATCCACACTGCCTGTCTCTTGcatgataacttgccgtgggcaggatccaatcggatcctgcccacggcaagttattttttcacctacttttcttaatatttacattacaatttggt from Rhipicephalus microplus isolate Deutch F79 unplaced genomic scaffold, USDA_Rmic scaffold_15, whole genome shotgun sequence includes the following:
- the LOC142784668 gene encoding baculoviral IAP repeat-containing protein 7-like isoform X1; this translates as MECSVMPFFWGSTGSKASMMVGTALVQRGPPAFPAPEQTVTDGPMGTLLTKFTKKMTDPTDYSQEQVRFNTFRGWPQSAPVSAKKLAQGGFVCSDVLRFLTRCYSCGLEVSDWSIADVVVEKHRRLRPSCAFVRSLPSPRVSAETSPQSPTTATSSGGATHVERMHVDSVAPSLPRTGSVPSVQSRTFETVPQGGARNDAPLHRLQASEEERFNTFYDWPLTSPTPRALAQAGFYYLHEQDKVKCAFCKGVVHNWEPGDDPLREHAHHYPCCRYLLNPDLAGHDECGHMSWQQARSAPECAELFIAESAQGQGLQLKGNTPSSELSGLGVSVHVGPKHPSQASPDARLRTFEKWPTTCPKRPQELVVAGFFYIGVNDYTKCFHCDGGLCNWDVNDDPWEEHARWFPRCQFVLLSKGESYVQDCLKRHQSHLSAVAASASTSSQGQSGGAEDGMTTELAALMRSEDVQFYLSQGVPAQTLRAALLKHMRSQNRGFASRDELLQVLGELLTLPRASADQSSQHSATNSVTITKVATNPQTEGVVFGAKNASSESLTEGLESSDLALENLRLKDQRLCKVCLDAEVGVVFLPCGHLVACPACASALSDCPVCRASIRGTVRTFFS
- the LOC142784668 gene encoding baculoviral IAP repeat-containing protein 7-like isoform X4 gives rise to the protein MCSMASMMVGTALVQRGPPAFPAPEQTVTDGPMGTLLTKFTKKMTDPTDYSQEQVRFNTFRGWPQSAPVSAKKLAQGGFVCSDVLRFLTRCYSCGLEVSDWSIADVVVEKHRRLRPSCAFVRSLPSPRVSAETSPQSPTTATSSGGATHVERMHVDSVAPSLPRTGSVPSVQSRTFETVPQGGARNDAPLHRLQASEEERFNTFYDWPLTSPTPRALAQAGFYYLHEQDKVKCAFCKGVVHNWEPGDDPLREHAHHYPCCRYLLNPDLAGHDECGHMSWQQARSAPECAELFIAESAQGQGLQLKGNTPSSELSGLGVSVHVGPKHPSQASPDARLRTFEKWPTTCPKRPQELVVAGFFYIGVNDYTKCFHCDGGLCNWDVNDDPWEEHARWFPRCQFVLLSKGESYVQDCLKRHQSHLSAVAASASTSSQGQSGGAEDGMTTELAALMRSEDVQFYLSQGVPAQTLRAALLKHMRSQNRGFASRDELLQVLGELLTLPRASADQSSQHSATNSVTITKVATNPQTEGVVFGAKNASSESLTEGLESSDLALENLRLKDQRLCKVCLDAEVGVVFLPCGHLVACPACASALSDCPVCRASIRGTVRTFFS
- the LOC142784668 gene encoding baculoviral IAP repeat-containing protein 7-like isoform X6, encoding MMVGTALVQRGPPAFPAPEQTVTDGPMGTLLTKFTKKMTDPTDYSQEQVRFNTFRGWPQSAPVSAKKLAQGGFVCSDVLRFLTRCYSCGLEVSDWSIADVVVEKHRRLRPSCAFVRSLPSPRVSAETSPQSPTTATSSGGATHVERMHVDSVAPSLPRTGSVPSVQSRTFETVPQGGARNDAPLHRLQASEEERFNTFYDWPLTSPTPRALAQAGFYYLHEQDKVKCAFCKGVVHNWEPGDDPLREHAHHYPCCRYLLNPDLAGHDECGHMSWQQARSAPECAELFIAESAQGQGLQLKGNTPSSELSGLGVSVHVGPKHPSQASPDARLRTFEKWPTTCPKRPQELVVAGFFYIGVNDYTKCFHCDGGLCNWDVNDDPWEEHARWFPRCQFVLLSKGESYVQDCLKRHQSHLSAVAASASTSSQGQSGGAEDGMTTELAALMRSEDVQFYLSQGVPAQTLRAALLKHMRSQNRGFASRDELLQVLGELLTLPRASADQSSQHSATNSVTITKVATNPQTEGVVFGAKNASSESLTEGLESSDLALENLRLKDQRLCKVCLDAEVGVVFLPCGHLVACPACASALSDCPVCRASIRGTVRTFFS
- the LOC142784668 gene encoding baculoviral IAP repeat-containing protein 7-like isoform X5, translating into MASMMVGTALVQRGPPAFPAPEQTVTDGPMGTLLTKFTKKMTDPTDYSQEQVRFNTFRGWPQSAPVSAKKLAQGGFVCSDVLRFLTRCYSCGLEVSDWSIADVVVEKHRRLRPSCAFVRSLPSPRVSAETSPQSPTTATSSGGATHVERMHVDSVAPSLPRTGSVPSVQSRTFETVPQGGARNDAPLHRLQASEEERFNTFYDWPLTSPTPRALAQAGFYYLHEQDKVKCAFCKGVVHNWEPGDDPLREHAHHYPCCRYLLNPDLAGHDECGHMSWQQARSAPECAELFIAESAQGQGLQLKGNTPSSELSGLGVSVHVGPKHPSQASPDARLRTFEKWPTTCPKRPQELVVAGFFYIGVNDYTKCFHCDGGLCNWDVNDDPWEEHARWFPRCQFVLLSKGESYVQDCLKRHQSHLSAVAASASTSSQGQSGGAEDGMTTELAALMRSEDVQFYLSQGVPAQTLRAALLKHMRSQNRGFASRDELLQVLGELLTLPRASADQSSQHSATNSVTITKVATNPQTEGVVFGAKNASSESLTEGLESSDLALENLRLKDQRLCKVCLDAEVGVVFLPCGHLVACPACASALSDCPVCRASIRGTVRTFFS
- the LOC142784668 gene encoding baculoviral IAP repeat-containing protein 7-like isoform X2 yields the protein MPPQQCHSHTSSAHASMMVGTALVQRGPPAFPAPEQTVTDGPMGTLLTKFTKKMTDPTDYSQEQVRFNTFRGWPQSAPVSAKKLAQGGFVCSDVLRFLTRCYSCGLEVSDWSIADVVVEKHRRLRPSCAFVRSLPSPRVSAETSPQSPTTATSSGGATHVERMHVDSVAPSLPRTGSVPSVQSRTFETVPQGGARNDAPLHRLQASEEERFNTFYDWPLTSPTPRALAQAGFYYLHEQDKVKCAFCKGVVHNWEPGDDPLREHAHHYPCCRYLLNPDLAGHDECGHMSWQQARSAPECAELFIAESAQGQGLQLKGNTPSSELSGLGVSVHVGPKHPSQASPDARLRTFEKWPTTCPKRPQELVVAGFFYIGVNDYTKCFHCDGGLCNWDVNDDPWEEHARWFPRCQFVLLSKGESYVQDCLKRHQSHLSAVAASASTSSQGQSGGAEDGMTTELAALMRSEDVQFYLSQGVPAQTLRAALLKHMRSQNRGFASRDELLQVLGELLTLPRASADQSSQHSATNSVTITKVATNPQTEGVVFGAKNASSESLTEGLESSDLALENLRLKDQRLCKVCLDAEVGVVFLPCGHLVACPACASALSDCPVCRASIRGTVRTFFS
- the LOC142784668 gene encoding baculoviral IAP repeat-containing protein 7-like isoform X3, which gives rise to MVQADTHAPKQRRASMMVGTALVQRGPPAFPAPEQTVTDGPMGTLLTKFTKKMTDPTDYSQEQVRFNTFRGWPQSAPVSAKKLAQGGFVCSDVLRFLTRCYSCGLEVSDWSIADVVVEKHRRLRPSCAFVRSLPSPRVSAETSPQSPTTATSSGGATHVERMHVDSVAPSLPRTGSVPSVQSRTFETVPQGGARNDAPLHRLQASEEERFNTFYDWPLTSPTPRALAQAGFYYLHEQDKVKCAFCKGVVHNWEPGDDPLREHAHHYPCCRYLLNPDLAGHDECGHMSWQQARSAPECAELFIAESAQGQGLQLKGNTPSSELSGLGVSVHVGPKHPSQASPDARLRTFEKWPTTCPKRPQELVVAGFFYIGVNDYTKCFHCDGGLCNWDVNDDPWEEHARWFPRCQFVLLSKGESYVQDCLKRHQSHLSAVAASASTSSQGQSGGAEDGMTTELAALMRSEDVQFYLSQGVPAQTLRAALLKHMRSQNRGFASRDELLQVLGELLTLPRASADQSSQHSATNSVTITKVATNPQTEGVVFGAKNASSESLTEGLESSDLALENLRLKDQRLCKVCLDAEVGVVFLPCGHLVACPACASALSDCPVCRASIRGTVRTFFS